From the genome of uncultured Methanobacterium sp.:
AATGGATAATAGAATGATACCTTGATGCTACTACTGCCTCGAACTGCTCAACAATATATTCCAGTTCAATGGAACTGAAGTCATCTCTAATTAGTTTAATCTTTTCATTATCATTAAAAAGAAGTTTTATATTCTCACATAATTCTAAATCTTCGTATGAATGTCTTAAAATGTATATCTGTTTCCCTTCATCGAGACTTAAATCAATTAAGAGCTTATACATGGAATAAAAACTATCGGAATTCATTGTTTTCAAAACGTTTATGTTGGGTATTATTCCAACTGCATTGGGCTCTATGTGAATTTTTCTAATTGGAACCTGTCGGGTATAAATATTATTTAAATCATAGTCTTCTTTCCTGTTTAAGACCAGATCAGAACTTTTAGTGAAATTAGTAAGGTTTAAGCTTTTTAAAGACTCAACCCCTTCTGTCTCACGTGGAAATATTTTCTTTGGGAACTTTAAATAGAATCTCATTAATGGTAAGAGGAAAAATTTAAATTTTAAAGGATAATCAAATGGTCCTATTGATTGGGGGAGTATGTAATAGCGAGCAGAATATTTTTTTGCAATCATTATATCTAAAATGTAATCCAGTGAGGTTATTGCTCCAAAAGAAGACAATCTATATCCGCTTATGTCCACGAACAAATCCGTTTCATCGATTATTTCTTTCAATAGGTCCACAGTTTCACGGTTACTTCTAACATTTAAAACATTTAAATTTAATTTTTGGGGTAAACCCAGAATTATTGTCTTAATTTCAGGATTCCATGGCACAATATTAAAGTTATAAACCTCCTTTTCATGAGGGTTGCGATTGAAGTCAGGTTCTGAAAATAGGAAAATATTCTTATCGGGGTACTTCTCTTTCAGCTCGTTAACTGTGGTAAAAGTCATTGCTTGAGCGCCTTTATTGTACAAACCTCCCCCAATAATGATTATATTCTCACCAGAGTCTTTAACCTTACGTTTCCCAAATAAAGAATGAAGTTGATCTTTTAAAAAGTTTAAAACTATAACAAAACCAACAGACAAAAGTTTGAATCTTAAAATGAAGTATTTCCAGTATTTATCAATTAATATGGACATTTTAATCCAATTAATTTGATGATTCTCTCCCCATTTAATGTATTTCTGTTTTTTTGACAGTTCAGTTTTTAAGTTTTGTGGAAACTTTTCTGATTCAAAATCAGGGTAGATCTGATTATTTCCAAGGAATAATTTCACATAATTCAGTGTGTCTCTCTTTTTTTCCAGTCCCTGCGAATCAACAATCCTAAGGTATTGTGCATTTTTAATGTTAAATAATTCAGAATGATTATCAAATGCTTCTTTACCTTTTTTTGTCCGTATGATGACATTTGATTTGCCTGCATTATCGCGTTCTTCTGTTAAGTAACAGTCGCCCAGCGAAATATCTGCTAATGGATTTAATTTTCCATTTAAACAGAACAGGCACCGGTTAAGTTGGTAATATTTTTTTAGCTGTTTTCGAATTTTTTTATCAACCATCAGTTCTCTATTAGAATCAAAGTATATTTTAGAATTTCCTGGCCATCCATGGTTTTCTTTAGTTCTAAACTCAAATTTTGATATTTTTTCTTTTTTATCCTTATAATCATCTTCATAATATCTGATTATATTATAATTCATTGTCTTGTCACAGAAAAGACCTATAAAGAGTAGATTGTCCCGTGAAATGTTTTTTATTTTTAAGAAATTCAAAATACCCTGCAGAATACAGGGAGTTGCAACAATAATATACCTTTTATTCTCATTTCCTTTTTTTTGAAGTGTTTTTATAATATTATAAGCAGAAGCTGGGATGTATTTGGATTTTGCAGATTTGAAAATATCTTTTTTATCATTAAGTTCTTCCAGTCTAACTGGTTCATAATCTACGGTATCAAATGGTAAAACAAATGCAGAATCATATTCTTGACTTTCTATTAGATCAGTAATCAAATCAGTAGCGATACCCCCACTACTGGAGTTATCTCTAATCTTTGAATTTTTACTGTAGGTTGTATAAACATTTAAACATTTCCCTACAGTATCAAAAGAAGTTTCAGTAATATTTGGTTCATTTCTTAAATTGAATGGATCTATGTCTATACCCGGACAAATTAACATACACTTCCCACAAAACGTACATTTTTGGTCCACTTCTGGAAGAAATTGTCCTTTTTGAAAATGGATTTTAATTGCCTTCTCTGGACAAACAGCATAGCACATCTCACAAGAAATGCACAAATCCAGTTCTTTTGTTTTTTCCACGTTAAATGTTTTTTTCATATTATTTTTATCCCAATTATCCTATCTTATAATCTTATTTTTTTATTTAGATTCAAATCTCTTTATCAATTGTTTAAATATATATTTATCTTGGTTTGTGAATGTCCTGAGACAGACTAAACAGATAAAGTAAACAGCAATTCCAATTATGGTAAAAATTATCAAGTTTACAAGTAATGAATTAGTAATTATATTAAATTCCTTTAAATACAGTAAAATAAGTCCCATAACAACAGAAGCAATTAATGGTTTTAGAATATATTGTTTTGTATTTATTTGGTTATGATATCTATTAATGAAAAATACAAAAAGGACATATAAGAGTATTTCAGTTAAAACAGTGGCAATACTAGCTCCAATGTAGCTATATAACGGTATTAATATTAAGTTTATTAAAATATTAAACACAGCACATAATAAAACACCTATCATCCTTAAATTTTGTTTATTTATTGAAGATAATAATGTTCCTGTTAAACTGTTTAAAAGTCTGAATGGAATGAAAAATGCGAGTATCTGAAATGCAATTATTGAACCAGCATATTGAGTGCCGTAAAATAGAGTTATAAAACGATCACCAAGGACAAAACATCCAATGGCAGTGGGCAATCCAAGTATAATTAAGTATTTAGCTGATAACTCTGTTATTCTTGTCAAAGCATCTTCTGATGATGTGAAATATCGCGACATCATTGGATAAATCACAGGCATGAATATGTTTGTTGATAAACCACCTAAAGCCAGAATAGGATTATATGCTGCATTATAAATACCTACAGCCACATCATTTTTTAGAAAAGAGAGCAATACTGAATCAATTTGGAAATAAAGGACGGCAAACAAACCATTAAGTCCAAATGGTATGGAGTGATATATGATTTTTTTCCACAAAGAAAACCTGATTTTTCCCAGTTTCATATCAATTTTAACGATAAGTAGACACAACCCAATTAGCATTCCAATTATCCCTGCCAGAATATAGGTATATGCCAGCCCTATCACACCATATCCATAGGTTAATATGACAATACCCATAGTAATTATAATGATTTTTTCTGCAATGGTGATAAAGGATGCAAAATCCATTCTTTCAAAGGACTGGAAGACGGCAATTATTGTTGCCACATAAGAACTTAGAATAATAGAAATCCCAAATATGTAGACTAAATTTTTGATATTTTCTGGATAACCCATTAAATTAATGGTGAAAATGATTAATCCGAATGTTAGGACTGCCAGGATTATTTTTATTGTGAAAATGTTAGTAATATAATCTCCGTAGAGACTTTTATCCCTTGCAATTTCCCGGATAAGATATTGGTTCATACCAAAATCTGCAAATATTGTAAACAACGTCGTAAATGCAATGGCAAAACTGTATTGGCCGTAACCTGCGGTTCCTAGTACTCTAGCCAAATATATCACAAATAAAAAGCCCAAAATCCATACAACGATCTGACCTATAGTGGAATATCCTAAATTTTTTGCCATTTTTTGAACTGGATTCATTGGATAACCTTAATTAAAATATATAGATAAAAACGAGGATAATGTGATATAATTTGCTTGTTCGTCTTTACTTTATAATTGTGATAGAGGAAAATTTTTAAATTTAATTTCTTCATTTAATATATTTCAATATTTTACAATTAACTTTGATTTTTTGAGAACTAAATAGTTAAAGGAAGACGAATGTATTTATTAACATATTTATAAATCCTTGTTGATACTTAATTATTTAATAAAGTCTTTTTTCTACTTAATCATCTTGCTTTAAAGCCATTTTTTTAATTTATGATTTAAGTCTAATTTTAGAAACTATTTTTTTTATTTAATATGTGCAAAAATCTCATTCTTGGAATTGTTAATGAAGTTAATATGGTAATTATTTTCCCATAAAAAATTAATACATTCTTCATGAACTGATTTGTTATGTGTTGCTAGGAATATCTTAGGAGCGTATTCTGTAATTAAGTTTTTGGCACCCTCAAAAACAAGCATTTCTGAACCTTCAACATCAATTTTAAGGACATCCGGGGGAGAAATTTTTTTTTCTAATAGTAAATCATCTAAAGCAATTGTTTTTATAGTTAAATTTCCAGAATCACTAAGCTTTCCTGCACTGAAACTATCTTTCTCTACTTTAAAATTTGAAATTCCTTCTTTATTGGATACTGCAAGCTCCATTACTTCTACATTATGGCAGTTATTAATTTTTAAATGTTTTTTTAAATAATTAATATTCCTAGGAACGGGTTCAAAAGCTATAACTTTGCCAGTATTTCCTACTATGACCGAGGATAGCAATGTATAAAAACCTACATTTGCACCTATATCATATATTATGTCTGATTCA
Proteins encoded in this window:
- a CDS encoding Coenzyme F420 hydrogenase/dehydrogenase, beta subunit C-terminal domain, translating into MKKTFNVEKTKELDLCISCEMCYAVCPEKAIKIHFQKGQFLPEVDQKCTFCGKCMLICPGIDIDPFNLRNEPNITETSFDTVGKCLNVYTTYSKNSKIRDNSSSGGIATDLITDLIESQEYDSAFVLPFDTVDYEPVRLEELNDKKDIFKSAKSKYIPASAYNIIKTLQKKGNENKRYIIVATPCILQGILNFLKIKNISRDNLLFIGLFCDKTMNYNIIRYYEDDYKDKKEKISKFEFRTKENHGWPGNSKIYFDSNRELMVDKKIRKQLKKYYQLNRCLFCLNGKLNPLADISLGDCYLTEERDNAGKSNVIIRTKKGKEAFDNHSELFNIKNAQYLRIVDSQGLEKKRDTLNYVKLFLGNNQIYPDFESEKFPQNLKTELSKKQKYIKWGENHQINWIKMSILIDKYWKYFILRFKLLSVGFVIVLNFLKDQLHSLFGKRKVKDSGENIIIIGGGLYNKGAQAMTFTTVNELKEKYPDKNIFLFSEPDFNRNPHEKEVYNFNIVPWNPEIKTIILGLPQKLNLNVLNVRSNRETVDLLKEIIDETDLFVDISGYRLSSFGAITSLDYILDIMIAKKYSARYYILPQSIGPFDYPLKFKFFLLPLMRFYLKFPKKIFPRETEGVESLKSLNLTNFTKSSDLVLNRKEDYDLNNIYTRQVPIRKIHIEPNAVGIIPNINVLKTMNSDSFYSMYKLLIDLSLDEGKQIYILRHSYEDLELCENIKLLFNDNEKIKLIRDDFSSIELEYIVEQFEAVVASRYHSIIHCYRNYVPVLAIGWATKYYELLNNFHQLDYFMDARNGVSHEELKNKMKDLLKNYEKEKSIIKKEINSLKLDIFNFVE
- a CDS encoding flippase encodes the protein MNPVQKMAKNLGYSTIGQIVVWILGFLFVIYLARVLGTAGYGQYSFAIAFTTLFTIFADFGMNQYLIREIARDKSLYGDYITNIFTIKIILAVLTFGLIIFTINLMGYPENIKNLVYIFGISIILSSYVATIIAVFQSFERMDFASFITIAEKIIIITMGIVILTYGYGVIGLAYTYILAGIIGMLIGLCLLIVKIDMKLGKIRFSLWKKIIYHSIPFGLNGLFAVLYFQIDSVLLSFLKNDVAVGIYNAAYNPILALGGLSTNIFMPVIYPMMSRYFTSSEDALTRITELSAKYLIILGLPTAIGCFVLGDRFITLFYGTQYAGSIIAFQILAFFIPFRLLNSLTGTLLSSINKQNLRMIGVLLCAVFNILINLILIPLYSYIGASIATVLTEILLYVLFVFFINRYHNQINTKQYILKPLIASVVMGLILLYLKEFNIITNSLLVNLIIFTIIGIAVYFICLVCLRTFTNQDKYIFKQLIKRFESK
- a CDS encoding FkbM family methyltransferase, which gives rise to MKFDIIPFKPQIGKLLKIILPDSLVVRIPQGILKNKKWIVGSSNLECALGSFEFEKQVLFEKTINESDIIYDIGANVGFYTLLSSVIVGNTGKVIAFEPVPRNINYLKKHLKINNCHNVEVMELAVSNKEGISNFKVEKDSFSAGKLSDSGNLTIKTIALDDLLLEKKISPPDVLKIDVEGSEMLVFEGAKNLITEYAPKIFLATHNKSVHEECINFLWENNYHINFINNSKNEIFAHIK